TGATGAAAAAATTTACAGCCGCGCTGATCATAATACTCTGCTTTGCCACCGCCTCTTTCGCCGCCTTCGGCAAGAAGGGCTTCGTTCCCGACGGCGATCCTATCGCCTATAAGGGGCTCAAGGTGACGGAAAACGGCGTGAACATCATCTTGATGAACAAGGGCGATAAAACGGTGGTTTTTAACGCCGCGCTCGCGTTTCTCAATAACCGGCGTCAGGAGATCGGCGACGTCTATATAGAAAAGACGACGATCGAGCCCGGGGGCGAGGCGGCGTTCAAGGACCTTTTTCTCAAGGGGGACTACAAGGCCTGCCGAAAGGCCGAGTCGCTGCGCTGGACTATATACGAACTGGAAGTCAAGTAGTTTTCCCGCCCCGCGCGGACGCTTCCGCGCGGGGTTTTTGTATTCTTACGGTGTCTCGGAATTTTTTTCTTAAAATTCTGTCAATAGCCAGAGAAAAAGTCACCCCAAATGGTCAAAGAAAATGTCACTATTCCTTTGAATTATGGTATCATCCTTGGTAGCCACATTTGTAGATCTGCCCCGCCAGGGGTGGTCTGAAGCAGGTTTGTGTGGTGACACAACACCTGCTTTTTTCTTTGAATCACTATGGGTCGCTTTTTTCGGCATCTCCACCTGTTTCATCAATATAGCCCTGTCGTTACGCATGATGTATATCTCTCCTTTAACGGTCTGTCTAACTTCAACGGTGCTTCCTGGAGTCATGTATATACTGCCGTCAACCGGAATATATATCCGACTGTTGTAAGATATAGTGTTTCCGCCGCCTATCTTTCTTTCACAGCGCAGAACAAAGACCAGATCCAGATCAATTCTCTTGTCGAATTTGAGATACACAGAGTTTTCTACTTTTGGTTCAACGGAAAATCTGGCGTTGTAATCATCCAGAAAGAGTGGGAGGAAGCTATTAGCCTCTTCAATATTCCTGATTCCATTGAGCCTGAGTTCCGCCGCAAGCCTGTCCTGAAAAGTATTCCACAGCCGTTCTATACGTCCTTTAGCCTGGGGCGTATTGGCAAATATCTGCTTTATGCCTAAATCATTCAGTGCATGGCCAAAATTCGACAGGTGAATTGATACGCCTTTCAATTCGTCTTCGAGGGTCAGCTCCTTAGGAGACTTGAATATCGTGTGCCTGTCGCTGTAAATATAAAGGGGCAGTCCATAATCCCTTATACCCATCTTTATAGCCTCCGCATATCCGACAAAACATTCACTCTCTATGAAGAATGCACCGGTAACAATACCTGCGGCATCGTCCATAAAAGCATGCAGGGTTGCACTATCTCCATCTTTGCCAAACCACTTATGGCTGCTCGCGTCTGTCTGCCATAACATGCCGGATGATTCCTTCCTTTGCCTCGGACGATGTGCTTTGGGCTTTTTATTTACCGACCTCTTACTCCTTATTCCCTCCAACTTCAGAATACGAGACACCGACGACCGGCTGATACTGATACATTCCCTTTCATTAAGATGTTCGGTAAAATGAGAGATATTAAAGTCATAATACCTTTCCTTAAAAAGACTCACTACCTCCCCTCTGACCTCATCGGTAATCGCATGGACGGGATTCCTACCACGATTACCGTGAACCAACCCTTGTGCTCCTTCCTGTAAAAACTTCTTCTTGATTCTGATAAACTGCCTGACGCAAACACCGAGCAGCTCCGACGCATCTTTGTTAGTCAATCCTCCTGATAATGCGATACTCAACACCTCAACGCGCCTTACTTCCTTCTTCGTCATTGTCACTAGCTCCTGGCTCATAGTGACATTTTCTCAGATCTGTTATGGAGTGACTTTATCTCTGAGCAATAACATTTTTTCTTAAAATTCTTGACAAATAAAATGTTTGGGTGTAGTCTTTGCCTCTAACCAAAATTTGGCAGCCGAGAAAGCCGTTAAAGACGGCCATACACTGCATAGGCTGCCTGCGAAGGAGGTTAGAGGGATGAAGACCCTTGCAGTGATTCCAGCCAGATATTCCAGTACCAGGCTTCCCGGCAAGCCGATGATTGAGATTGCCGGCGTTCCTCTTGTTATCCGCGTACTTGATAATGTTTCTGCCTGCGCCTCTGTGGACAGAGTCATCGTAGCCACCGACGACGAACGCATCGCCGAGCTTGTTTCGCGCCATGGCGGAGAGGCGGTAATGACGCCGCCGGAGCTCCCGAGCGGCGGAGACCGCGTCGCCTATGTCTCGCGCATTGTTCCCTCGGATTATGTACTCAACGTTCAGGTGGACGACCCGCTCGTGGGCGCGGATATGATAGATCCGCTTGTCGCCGCGCTTGACGGCGATTCTTCCGTGATGCTCGCGCTGCTGACGAAGCGGATCGACGATATGGATGAAGTTCGCGCCAACAACATTGTGAAGGCCGTCTTTGACGGCGATGGGCGCGCGCTTTACTTCAGCCGTTCGCCGATACCCTATCCGCGCAGCGAGGGCGGCGTTTGGTATAAGCACATCGGGCCATACGGATGGCGGCGCGATTTTCTTCTTGAATTCGCGGCTTCGGAGCAGACTCCGCTTGAAAAGACGGAGAGTCTTGAGATGCTCCGCGTTATTGAGCTCGGTCATACGATAAAGTGTGTGACGGCAGCCCGCGACACGATCGAAATAGACACCCCGGAAGACCTGCTGAAGATAGAAAAATATTTTTCCGGCCTGTGATCCGTGCTATGACGCGGCGGATGTGCGGGGAAGTAAGGGGTAAGTGCCCTTTTTCGGATAATGGCCTATTGGTTTTGTAATATAAAGGGAGAAATATCAAGATGACGAACATACCGACAGATATAAAGAGCTTTACGGAATTAAAACCCTGGTGGCGCACGCCGGTGCCGACGGAGATCGTGCTCTCCGGCCGCGGCGTGGACGAATTATTGTCAAAATTGAAAGAGCGGGGCAGAAAGCCCTTCTTCGTCGTGGACGGCGCGCTGAAGGAACAGCCGCGCTTTGCCGCGATATTTGCGCAGAGAGACCTTTTCGTATTTGACGCGACATCTTCCGAGCCGCGCACCGGCGATGTCGATTCGCTGCGGGCGAGGATAAAGGCGATGGATCGTGAACCGGATACTCTGGTCGGCGTCGGCGGCGGCGCGACGATGGACCTTTCAAAGGCGGTCGCCATCTGTCTCGCGAACGACGAGCCGGCGCAGCATTATCAGGGTTACGGCCTTGCGATGAACAAGGGGGCCGATATATGGGTGCTTCCCGCGCTCAACGGCACAGGGGCGGAGATCACGCCGATCGCGGTGCTGCGCGGGCCGGAGAAGAAGCTCGGCATCAACAACCCCTACACGGAATCGGCGGTCGCGGTGATAGATCCGCAGCTCTCGGCGGACGCGCCGCATTTTAATCGCTTTTTCACGATGATGGACTGTTATTTCCATCATTATGAGATAATGATGAGCAAGACGAGCGCGCCGGAGGCTATCGAGGACGCGAAGGACGGCCTCGCGCTTTCGCGTGAGGTGCTCTCGCACGACCTCTCTGGGTACAGCCTTGATCTCGCGATAAAGTCGGCGATGGCTTCGGTGCTTGGCGGCAGCAGTACTATCGGCGGGCGCGTCGGCGCGGCGCACGCGATATCATACGGGCTCAGCAACAGCGCGCCGCATCTGCCGCACAGCGTGGCCGTGGCGATATCGATGAGCGTCCTTGAGGATGTCTACCCCGAGGGATACGGCGATACCCGCCGTTTTCTGGAGATAAACGGCCTCGCGATGCCGAAGGCCGCGGATTACGGCATCGGCGAAAAGGACGCTGCTAAGATGACGAAAACGGCGCTCGGCATGGAAAAGCTGTGGCACAGCTGTTTTGGAGATGGCTGGAAGGGTATCGCGACAGAGGAATATATAGAAAAAATCTACGCAAGGATAATAGGGGAGTGACGAAAAATGGCAGGCGCGGAAATTTTTAACAGCGACGAGATACGGGCGGTCGCGGATGTCATCGAGCGTAAAATGATACACCGTTACGGTTCGCACGATTCGCGCGGTGGTATTTACAGGGCGGAAGACTTTGAGGAAAAGGCAAAACGGCTGACCGGATCGAAGTACGCGCTTGCGCTCTCCAGCGGAACGGCGGCGCTGATCACGGCGCTCAAAGGTATTTGTATAAAGCCGGGAGACGAGGTCATAACTTCGCCCTTTACCTTCATCGCGACGGTAGAGGCGATCGTCGCCTGCGACGCCGTGCCGGTCTTCGGCGAGCTTGACGAGACGCTGAGCCTGGACGCGGCCTCGGCGGAAAAGCTCGTCACGCCGCGCACGAAGGCGATAATGCCGGTGCATATGTTCGGCGTCGCCGCCGATATGGACAAATTCGCCGCGCTTGGCGAAAAATACGGGATCCCCATCGTAGAGGATGCCTGCGAGGTCGTCGGCGGCACCTACAGGGGGCGCGCGCTCGGCAGCCTCGGCACCTGCGGCACCTGGAGCTTTGACCCGAATAAGACGCTGACCGTGGGCGAGGGCGGCATGGTCTTCACCGACGATCACGATATCTGGTACCGAATGGACTGTTATCACGACCACGGCCATATCCACAGCAAGGAACACGACCGCGGCGCGGAGGGAAAATTCGGCCTTGGCGTTAACTATCGTATAAGCGAGGTGCAGGGGGCGCTCGGCGTGGTCGCTCTGGAGAAGATGCCGCAGGCGCTCGCGGCCCTGCGCGCGGCCAAGAAAAAGATCATTGACGCCGGGATCGCCGCGGGGCTGACTCCGCGGCCGATGCACGACGCGGAGGGCGACACCGCTACGCATGTGATTTTCATGCTGCCCACGGCGGAAGCGGCGAAGAGATTCCAGGCCGCCGCGAAAGAGGCCGGCGCTGGCTGCGCGATAATCGCCGACAATACATGGCATTACGCGAAGCACTGGAAGGCTCTCGAGGAGATGGGCGGCAGGGAATATTTCGGCAGCCGGACCCCATCATACGCGCCTGAGACGATGGCACAGCCGGAGTCGCTTCTCTCGCGCGCCGTTATGTTCGGCCTCAACATCAGGATGAGCGACGAAGCGGTGGAACGGATCGAGCGGGCTGTAAGGGCGGCCGCGAAAGCCGCGCTTTAAGAGGCGGATAAGCGGGCGCGAGATAAAAATCCCCCTCATTTTATAATTAACAGGCTGCCTGTTTTGTTTGACGCCGGACGATCGTCCGGCGTTTTTACGTGTAGTTGGCTTTTCTATTATCGTCGGCGCTGTAAAAAAACATCCCAGTGGTATAAAATGAGGGCGTATACAAATTTTGTCTTTGAAAAAACAGAAAAGAGGTGTCGTGGTGAATAAAGAGCTTCTGGCAAAGATCGAATCACTTGAGACGCGGATGGTGGAGACTCTCGGAGAGATGGTCTCATATCCGGCGATCAGCCCGCTGGACGGCGGAGAGGGAGAGTTTCACAAGGCGCAGTACCTTCTGAAAAAGATAAAAGAGCTTGGCTTTGAGGATGTGAAGGTCTATGCCTCGACCGATCCGGAGGCTGCCGGCGGCGAGCGTCCGAATATCGTCATCCGCTTTCCCGGTAAGACCAAACGCCGCCTCTGGATAGTGGCGCACACCGACGTCGTCCCCGAGGGAGAGCGCTCCCTGTGGGAGACGGACCCCTTCACGGCTGTAGTCAAGGACGGGCGTATCTATGGACGCGGCGTAAACGACAACGGCCAGGAGGTCGTCGCCTCGCTCTATGCCCTTTACGCGGTCAAGGAGCTTGATCTTACGCCGGAATATGAGGTCTGCCTCGCCTTCGTCGCCGACGAAGAGGTGGGCAGCACGCACGGGATAAAGTATCTTATCAAGAAGGGGCTTTTTGATAAAGACGACCTGGTCGTCGTCCCCGACATGGGAACGGAAGAGGCCGACTTTGTGGAGATCGCCGAGAAGAGCATCTGCTGGATGGAATTCACGGTGGAGGGAAAACAGGTGCACGCGAGCCTGCCGAACCTGGGGATCAACGCCTGCCGCGCGGCGAACGGATTCTCCGTCTCGCTGGACGAGGCGCTGCACGCGGCTTTCCCGGAGACCGACGAACTTTTTGACCCCGCGGGATCGACCTTTGAGCCGACAAGACGCCGCGCGAATGTGGCGAATATCAACACCGTGCCAGGAGTGGAGTCCCTCTGCTTCGACTGCCGCGTGCTGCCGACTGCGCCGCTTGAAGATGTCAGGAAGGTCGTTGAGGCGGAGATCAAAAAAGCGCAGGAGAAGTACGGCGTCAAGATAACTTACCGCTTCCCGCAGTATGAAGAGGCACCGGAGCCGACGAGGGCTGACGCTCCCGTCGTTACGGAACTGCTCGCCGCGGTGAAGGAGGTATTCCCGAAGGTCACGCCAAAGGTAGGCGGCGTCGGAGGCGGCACCTGCGGCGCCTACTTTAGAAGGGAGGGCATACCCGCCGTCGTCTGGGGGCAGGAGTCGGACTGCGCCCACATGCCAAACGAATACACGAAGATCGAACATCTGCTTAACGAAGCCAAGGTATTCGCGCTGATGATGCTCGGCCGGTAACGCGGCTTTAAGATAGAGGAGGGGCCGCCTCGGCAGGCGGCCCCTCTGTTTTTATCTTATGATGTTGATGTTGGCGATATTATCGATGATCGTCGTGCCGTTTCTCCGCGTCATCTCCATGTCGGTGACGGCGACGCAGTTCAGCGTTTTCACGCCTTCGACCCCTTTTTTGCCCGACGGGCCAAGCGCGTAGGCGGAATGGATTATATAGGGCCGGCCCCTTATGGTGCCGAGATAGAGCATTATATGCCCGGGCATCTGCACCAGCGTCCCCGCCGGCGCGCCGGCAAGGAGCTTTGCCTTTTCCGCCGCCGTCAGCTTTGAGACGTCGATGTTTCCCGCGGGGGCCTTCGCCTGCGGCAGCGAGTTGCGCGGCAGTTCGATGCCGAAGGTCAGGTAAATGTCGCGGGTGAAGGCGCTGCAGTCGCGCGAGCCGTACATGCCGCCCCAGCCGTAACGTTCGCCGAGCATCTTGAAGGCCTGCTTCAGCACATTTGCCTGCGTATAGGGCAGGCAGCCGCGCGAAAGGTCGGCGCCGCGCGGCAGGAGGTCCGTTACGACGCGCAGCGAGCCGTCGGCGCCGCGTTCCGGCACCAGCACTCCGTGTCCGAATATTGCGGAGACGCCGCCGATAGATTCTTCTTCATCGGCGGCCGGGAGCCTGGTCCCCATGAAAAACTCGCGGCGTCCGGCATCCGGCGCGGAGGTCCTTACGTCCGACGTCACCCTGCTCCCCGTGACCATGTAGAAATCGTGCGCGGCCAGCTCTTTCAGCGTTTTCCTGTCGGTCAGCGCGACGTTCTCTTTCTTTATCCAACCCGCGCAGTACGGGCTCTCGACAAAATAGTATTTGTCGTCCGCCGATTCGTGCAGCACCGCCAGCGGCTCCCATATCTTGACCGCGCTTTCGACGTTCATGTCGAATAATACGTCGTCGGCCTCGCTGTAGAGCGGCTCTTCGCAGGGCAGTGTCTTTACGAGGCAATTATTTACGACGGCGCCGAAGCGGACGAGCGTCGTTTCATCTGCCGCGCCCGGATTTGCGTTGGATTCGACGCGCCGCCAAAACTCGCCGTCCGCCTCCGCCGCTCCGACGTATCTCTTGTTGTCCGGGCGCGCGGCGTAACTCTTTATCTTGCGCGCGAATTCTTCGCGGGAGAGAAAGTCCGGATAATCCAGGATGTCGGTGCAGAACGTGCCGGGAGCCTCCCTTATTTTAGAGGTGAGGGCCTGAACCTCCGCCGGCGCAAGTATCGTTTCGTGCGCCGTCTTAGTCCCATTTACCCAAAATTCCGCGTTCATCATCTCTTTCGTCGTGCCGCAAATGTTTTCCGACGCGAATGAGGCTCCGGTTAAGCAGAGCAGGATCGTGGCTGCCATGATAAATCTTCTCATCTTAAAAACTCATCCTCCTTTATTTAAGTATAACACGGAGGGAAAAGGGCGGGGCCGTATGTAAATCGATGGCAAAGGCAGTATAATAGAATGGGTAAGCGGTCAGAAACGGCGGCGTGAAAAAATAGTTTTTACGGCGTCCCGTTCCGCCGCGGCGGCGAAAGGAGCTGGAGCCATGCAGAATAACGATAATTACTGGTGGTACATAACGATAAAATCCGAAGCCAGTCAGGAGGACAACCTCTTCTCTCTCGCGGATATCTCAGAGAGCATCGGCACGGAGCTGCAGGAGCTTCCTGACGGAAATTCGCGGCTGCGTATGTATTACAGGAGCAACGAGGAGATCTCCGTCTGGAGGACGAAGCTCATAGAGGCGATGATGGAATTTCCCGGCGTGGAGATCGAGGACTGGGGAAAGATCGAGAATCAGCCGTGGAACGTCGCGGCGGAGGAGGCATTCCCGCCGCTTCCAGTGGGGCGAGGCCTCGTCGTGCTCGCGCCGTGGCACAAGGGAACGGAGCCCGAGGACCGTCTGGCTCTCTATATCAATCCAGGCAGCGCCTTTGGCACCGGATACCACGAGAGCACGCAGATAGTCCTTGAACTGCTGGAAAAATATATCCGTCCGGGAATCACCACCGCCGACATCGGCACCGGTTCCGGCATTCTGACGATAGGCGCGCTCAAGATGGGCGCCGGGCGCGCATACGCGCGCGACATCGACCCTACGGTCATCGAAGAGGTACGGAAAAACTTTGAACTCAACGACCTTGATCTTGAAAATATAGACCTGGCGACGGGGGATCTGCTGAAGGATTTCGACCATACCGCCGACATCCTTACGGCAAACATCCTGCTCGACCCGCTTACGACAATGGTGGCGGACGTTCCGGCCGTTATCGGCAAAGAGGGAGTCGCGATATTTTCGGGAATGCTCGAAAAAGAGAAGCCGGTCTTCCTCGAGGCGCTTGCCGCGGCGAAGATGAGAGTGATCGAAGAGCTGGTACGGGGAGAATGGTGGGGTGTCGCTGCCAAGACTGAGGCTTGAGCGCTGCACCTTTGATAACGGCCTGTGGCATATAGACGCGGAGGAGGCGCACCATCTCGTCCGCGTCCGCCGTTGCTATACGGGGTCGCTTGTAGAGGGACTGCTCGACGGTGAAAAGATAGAGCTGAAGCTTGAATGTGCCGGGGATTCCGTCTTTGCGCGCGAAATTTCACGCGTCAAAGAAGACGCGGGACTCCCGAAGGTGGAATTGCTGCTCGGCCTGCTGAAGAACGACCAACTGGACGACGCGCTGCGTTTCTGCGCCGAAACTGGCGTTTACGCGGTCCGCCTCCTGATCTGTGAAAGAAGCGTCCCCCGTTACGAGGGAGCCAAGCTGGCCGACAAGATGGCGCGCTGGCGCAAAATACTTGACGAAGCGACAAAACAGGCGAGCGCCGCGACGCCTCCGCTCCTGCGTGAGCCGGTCCCCTTCGCTTCGGCGGACTTTGGCGGCCTTCCCCCGCAGCGCCTCGCCGCGCTGCTCTCGCCGGAGACAAAGCCGCTGCGTGAGATAAAGATAGCGCCGCACACCGCGGTCGCCATCGGCCCCGAGGGAGACTGGGCCCCGCATGAAAGCGCCAGGCTGCTTGCGGAGGGCTTTATCCCCGTATCTCTGGGCCGCCGCATAATGCGCGCGAGCACCGCCGTCGCCGCCGCCTGCGCCGCCGCCGCTATCCTCTACGAAAAGGCCAGATAAAAACTTTTATACTCTTTTAGAAATAAGGTAATAGAATGAAATACGCAAAACAGATATTCATCATTTTTCTCGCCACGATGCTTGGCGAGCTGTTCAATTTTTTGCTGCCCCTGCCGGTCCCGGCCGGAGTATACGGGCTCTTTATCCTGTTGGCCGCTCTCTGTACCGGCCTTGTGAAGCTCCACGACGTTGAGGATTTCGGCAGCTTCCTGCTGGAGGCGATGCCGATGATGTTCATCCCCGCCGCCGTCGGGCTGATCGAGCAGTTCAACGAAATACGCGGAATCCTCATACCTCTTGCCGTTATCGTTACCGTATCTACCGTTGTGGTGATGGCGGCGACGGGAAAAACGGCGGAACTCGCGATGCGGACGAAAGAGGGGCGCGAAACAAAATGAGAGATTTCATCTCGTCCTCGGCCTACTTTGGCCTTGCGCTCAGCGTCGGAGCTTACATTCTCGGTTCCATCCTGCGCAGGCGCTTTAACTATGCCGTCTTCAATCCGCTGCTGCTCGCCGTCGTCCTCATAATCTCGCTGCTCTCGCTCTGCGGCATCCCCTACAAAAGCTACGACCACGGCGCGAAATACCTGAGTTATTTTCTCACGCCGGCTACCGTCTGCCTCGCGCTGCCGCTATACCGTCAGCGCGGCCTGCTGAAAGAGTACGCGGCGGCCATTCTTTGCGGCATCGCGGCGGGAGTGGCGGCCAGCGCCGCGAGTATCTTCGTCATAGCCAGGTGTTGGGGGCTGAGCCGCACCGTCTACGTGACCCTGCTGCCGAAATCGATAACCACGGCGATAGGCATGGGCGTCAGCGCCGAGGCGGGCGGCATCGTCACCATCACAGTGGTTTCGATAATAGCCACGGGGATACTGGGAAACATCGTAGCCGAACCGGTGATGAAGATCTTTCGCATAACCGACCCGGTGGCGAAGGGGCTCGCGATCGGAGCCAGCGCCCATGCGATCGGCACCGTGAAGGCGCTGGAGATGGGAGAAGTCGAAGGCGCGATGAGCAGCCTCGCCGTAGCCGTAGCCGGACTCGCCACGGTACTGGCGGTCCCTCTCGCCGCCGGACTGTACTAAACGCCTCCGGGTCGCATTCCGCAGTCGGGAAAATAATCACGGCGCGCGCCTTTGGGCGCGGCGCTGAAACGGTAAGAGGCCGGAGGCAGGGGAGCTCATGCTCCTCTGCCTCCGGCCTTTTCGCGCGGCGTGAGCCGCTTGTGTTTTTCAGCGTTGATCCCGCGTTATGCTCTTACCGCGCCACTCTCACCGTCCAGCCGAACTTATCTTCGCTGCGGCCGAACTGGAGGTCTGTCAGGGAGTGATAGAGCCTGAGCGCGAGCGGGCCGCTCTTGAATTCGCCGATAGGATATGTCTCGTCCTCCGTCGCGAATTCGCCGATGGGAGAGATGACGGCGGCGGTGCCGGTGCACCAGGCCTCTTCCACGTCGCCGTTTTTGATGCCCTCAAGTATCTCCTCCAGCGTCACGAGGCGTTCTTCGACCTCGACGCCCCATGATTTCAGCATCTCGATGACGGACTTTCTCGTGATGCCGGGGAGCACCGTCCCCAGCAGCGCCGGCGTCACCACCTTGCCCTTTATCTTGAACATGATGTTCATGCCGCCGCCCTCTTCGACGTACTTCTTTTCGACGCCGTCAAGCCAGAGCACCTGCGCGAAGCCTTTGGCCTCGGCGCGCTCTCCCGCGCGCAGCGAGCCGGCGTAGTTGCCGCCGCACTTCGCAAATCCGGTGCCGCCGCGCACGGCGCGCACATCTTCTTTCTCGATGAATATCTTCACCGGGTTGACCCCCTCGGGGAAGTAGGGGCCGACGGGGGAAAGGATGATCGCGAAGGTGCATTTTGAAGGCGCGTGCACGCCCAGCTTTTCATCCGTCGCGAAGAGGAAGGGCCTGATGTAGAGCGTCGTATCCGCTCCCGAAGGCACCCAGTCCTGATCTGTTTTGACGAGCGTCAGCAGCCCCTCCATGAATAGTTCTGGGTCTATCTGAGGCAGGCACATGCGCTCCGCCGATCTGTTCATGCGGTCGATGTTCTCCTGCGGACGGAAGAGCTGTACCGTGCCGTCGGGGGTCCTGTAGGCCTTCAGCCCCTCGAATATCTCCGGCGCGTAGTGGAGTACCATCGCCGCGGGCGATATCTCGAATGGGGCGAAGGGTACGACGCGCGGGTCGAACCATCCCTTGCCTTTTTCATAGTTCATCACGAACATGTGGTCCGTGAAGTATTTTCCGAAGGACAGCTTGTCGCTGTCGGGCTTTTCCTTCGGATGCGTTGTTTTTTCGATCCTGATCTCAGCCATTTAAATTCCCTCTTTCTTTATTGTTTCGCGGTCAGGGATTTGGCAAGCTCCTTGCCCGCTTCGTAAGCTTTGAGGTTGCTTTCGAGGAATTGCGGCTTTTTGGCGCCGAGTTTTTCCCTGATCACATTACGCGCGGTCTCATCGGCGATAAAGTCCGAAACCGCGGTCAAAACGCCGAGGAGCACTACGTTCAGCGCCCTCTCGTTTCCGACGCTCTCGGCGATCCGCGCGGCGTGGACCGGTATCACTCTGATGTCGTCCCTGGCGGCGTGATAGGAGGCCATATCCTCGTTGTAGATAAGTATACCGCCTTTTTTTACCGTTGGCTCATATTTGTCGAGAGACGGCTGGTTCAGTACGACGACGACGTCGGCCCGCGTCACGAAGGGGGAGCTGATCTCACCGTCGCTGATCGTCACGCCGCAGTTGGCGGTGCCGCCGCGCATCTCCGGGCCGTACGACGGGAGCCAGGTGACGTGCCGCCCCTCTTCGATCGCCCCGTAGGCGACGAGCTGTCCGAGCACCATGACGCCCTGCCCGCCGAATCCCGCGCAGAATAGGGTGCGTGTAAAAGTTGTCATGACGGAGCCCTCCTCACTCGAAATCCCTTTTCACGCCGAGCGGATAATAGGGGATCATATTTTCCACGAGCCAGTCACAGGCCTCCTTCGGGCGCAGCCCCCAGTTGGTGGGGCAGGTGGAGAGCACCTCGACGAAGGAGAAGCCCTTATTGTCAAGCTGGTTCTGAAAGGACTTTCTGATCGCCCTTTTCAGCGCCGGCAGGTAAGCGTGCCGCGCCGCGCAGACTCGCTCGACGTACATCGGGGAGGCGAGAGTGGAGAGCATTTCGCTGATCCGCATCGGATATCCGGCCTTTTGCGGGTCGCGCCCGTCCTGCGTGGTCGTCGTCCTCTGCCCGATCAGCGTCGTCGGCGCCATCTGCCCGCCCGTCATTCCGTAAATCGCGTTATTTATAAAGATGACGGTGATGTTCTCCGAACGGTTCGCCGCGTGTACGATCTCCGCCGCGCCGATGGAGGCGAGGTCCCCGTCTCCCTGGTAGGTGAAGATGACCCTGTCGGGACGTATGCGCTTGAAGCCGGTGGCGATCGCCGGCGCGCGGCCGTGCGGCGCCTCGATGAAATCGGTGTCGATGTAGCCGTACATCAGCGCCGCGCAGCCGACGGGGGCCACGCCGACCGTCTCCTGCTGGATGTCGAGCTCGTCCAGCACCTCGCAGATCATTCTGTGGACTATGCCGTGCGTGCATCCGGGGCAGTAGTGCGTATGGACTCCTTTGACCCAGCTTTTCGGCCTCTTGTATATTATCTTTTCAGTCATCGTCCTTCACCTCCGTTATCCGAGGGCGGCGAAAATCTTGCGGCATTCGTCCTCTATCTCCGCGACGCCGGGGCACATGCCGCCCGAACGTCCGTAGAAGCTGACGGGTATCCGCGACTCTGTCGCCAGTTTGACGTCTTTCAGCATCTGTCCCCAGTTCATCTC
The window above is part of the Cloacibacillus evryensis DSM 19522 genome. Proteins encoded here:
- a CDS encoding LrgB family protein; translated protein: MRDFISSSAYFGLALSVGAYILGSILRRRFNYAVFNPLLLAVVLIISLLSLCGIPYKSYDHGAKYLSYFLTPATVCLALPLYRQRGLLKEYAAAILCGIAAGVAASAASIFVIARCWGLSRTVYVTLLPKSITTAIGMGVSAEAGGIVTITVVSIIATGILGNIVAEPVMKIFRITDPVAKGLAIGASAHAIGTVKALEMGEVEGAMSSLAVAVAGLATVLAVPLAAGLY
- a CDS encoding branched-chain amino acid aminotransferase, which codes for MAEIRIEKTTHPKEKPDSDKLSFGKYFTDHMFVMNYEKGKGWFDPRVVPFAPFEISPAAMVLHYAPEIFEGLKAYRTPDGTVQLFRPQENIDRMNRSAERMCLPQIDPELFMEGLLTLVKTDQDWVPSGADTTLYIRPFLFATDEKLGVHAPSKCTFAIILSPVGPYFPEGVNPVKIFIEKEDVRAVRGGTGFAKCGGNYAGSLRAGERAEAKGFAQVLWLDGVEKKYVEEGGGMNIMFKIKGKVVTPALLGTVLPGITRKSVIEMLKSWGVEVEERLVTLEEILEGIKNGDVEEAWCTGTAAVISPIGEFATEDETYPIGEFKSGPLALRLYHSLTDLQFGRSEDKFGWTVRVAR
- a CDS encoding CidA/LrgA family protein, with translation MKYAKQIFIIFLATMLGELFNFLLPLPVPAGVYGLFILLAALCTGLVKLHDVEDFGSFLLEAMPMMFIPAAVGLIEQFNEIRGILIPLAVIVTVSTVVVMAATGKTAELAMRTKEGRETK
- a CDS encoding 50S ribosomal protein L11 methyltransferase → MQNNDNYWWYITIKSEASQEDNLFSLADISESIGTELQELPDGNSRLRMYYRSNEEISVWRTKLIEAMMEFPGVEIEDWGKIENQPWNVAAEEAFPPLPVGRGLVVLAPWHKGTEPEDRLALYINPGSAFGTGYHESTQIVLELLEKYIRPGITTADIGTGSGILTIGALKMGAGRAYARDIDPTVIEEVRKNFELNDLDLENIDLATGDLLKDFDHTADILTANILLDPLTTMVADVPAVIGKEGVAIFSGMLEKEKPVFLEALAAAKMRVIEELVRGEWWGVAAKTEA
- a CDS encoding SH3 domain-containing protein, yielding MRRFIMAATILLCLTGASFASENICGTTKEMMNAEFWVNGTKTAHETILAPAEVQALTSKIREAPGTFCTDILDYPDFLSREEFARKIKSYAARPDNKRYVGAAEADGEFWRRVESNANPGAADETTLVRFGAVVNNCLVKTLPCEEPLYSEADDVLFDMNVESAVKIWEPLAVLHESADDKYYFVESPYCAGWIKKENVALTDRKTLKELAAHDFYMVTGSRVTSDVRTSAPDAGRREFFMGTRLPAADEEESIGGVSAIFGHGVLVPERGADGSLRVVTDLLPRGADLSRGCLPYTQANVLKQAFKMLGERYGWGGMYGSRDCSAFTRDIYLTFGIELPRNSLPQAKAPAGNIDVSKLTAAEKAKLLAGAPAGTLVQMPGHIMLYLGTIRGRPYIIHSAYALGPSGKKGVEGVKTLNCVAVTDMEMTRRNGTTIIDNIANINIIR
- a CDS encoding 2-oxoacid:acceptor oxidoreductase family protein — translated: MTTFTRTLFCAGFGGQGVMVLGQLVAYGAIEEGRHVTWLPSYGPEMRGGTANCGVTISDGEISSPFVTRADVVVVLNQPSLDKYEPTVKKGGILIYNEDMASYHAARDDIRVIPVHAARIAESVGNERALNVVLLGVLTAVSDFIADETARNVIREKLGAKKPQFLESNLKAYEAGKELAKSLTAKQ
- a CDS encoding RsmE family RNA methyltransferase; this encodes MSLPRLRLERCTFDNGLWHIDAEEAHHLVRVRRCYTGSLVEGLLDGEKIELKLECAGDSVFAREISRVKEDAGLPKVELLLGLLKNDQLDDALRFCAETGVYAVRLLICERSVPRYEGAKLADKMARWRKILDEATKQASAATPPLLREPVPFASADFGGLPPQRLAALLSPETKPLREIKIAPHTAVAIGPEGDWAPHESARLLAEGFIPVSLGRRIMRASTAVAAACAAAAILYEKAR
- a CDS encoding thiamine pyrophosphate-dependent enzyme, producing MTEKIIYKRPKSWVKGVHTHYCPGCTHGIVHRMICEVLDELDIQQETVGVAPVGCAALMYGYIDTDFIEAPHGRAPAIATGFKRIRPDRVIFTYQGDGDLASIGAAEIVHAANRSENITVIFINNAIYGMTGGQMAPTTLIGQRTTTTQDGRDPQKAGYPMRISEMLSTLASPMYVERVCAARHAYLPALKRAIRKSFQNQLDNKGFSFVEVLSTCPTNWGLRPKEACDWLVENMIPYYPLGVKRDFE